A region of the Flintibacter sp. KGMB00164 genome:
GGCTCTACGGGGCCATTCTGGGCAAGGCCCTGTACACCGGGGCGCTGGATCTGAAAACCGCCTTGAAGGAAATGGAGGGATAAGAGTGGTAACCAAACGCATCATTCCCTGCCTGGATATTAAAGACGGCCGGGTGGTGAAGGGGGTCAACTTCCTGAACCTCCAGGACGTATCCAACCCGGTCAAGCTGGCCGACTACTACTCCCGCTCCGGCGCGGACGAGCTGGTCTTTTACGATATTACCGCCTCCTTTGAGGGCCGGAAGCTCTTTACCGACATCCTCACTGCTGTGGCATCCACCATTTTTATCCCCCTCACTGTGGGAGGCGGCATCAACGGCGTGGAGGACTTTGAACGGGTCCTGGCCTGCGGGGCGGATAAGGTGTCGGTGAACTCCGGGGCCATCAAGCGGCCTGAACTCATCGGCGAGGCCGCCAAGCGCTACGGCGACCAGTGCGTGGTGCTCTCGGTAGATGCCAAGCGGGTGGACGGCAAGTACCACGTGTTCCTCAACGGCGGCCGGGTAGACACCGGCATGGATGCCCTGGAGTGGATCAAAGAGGGCGTGGACCGGGGCGCTGGCGAGGTGGTGGTCAACTCCATCGACACTGACGGCGTGAAGAAGGGCTTTGACATTGAGATGCTCCGGGATGTGAGCGCCATCGTCAAGGTGCCGGTCATTGCCTCCGGAGGCGCGGGGGGAGTTCAGGACTTTGTGGACCTGTTCCGGGAGCTTCCCCAGTTGTCCGCCGGTCTGGCGGCCAGTATTTTCCACTTCGGTGAGGTGGCCATCCCCGACCTGAAGGCGGAGCTGAGACGAAACGGAGTGTGTGTGCGGCTATGATCGATCTGGATACCTTGAAATTTGACGACCGGGGGCTCATCCCCGCCATCGTACAGGATGCCAAGACGGGCAAGGTGCTCACTCTGGCCTATATGAACCGGGAGTCCCTGGAGATTTCCCTGAAGCGGAAGCTTACCTGCTTCTGGTCCCGCTCCCGCCAGGAGTTGTGGCTCAAGGGGGAGACCAGCGGCAACTACCAGCACATTGTGGAGCTGAGGGCCGACTGCGACAAAGACGCCCTGTTGGTGCGGGTCAACAAAGAGGGACCTGCCTGCCACTTGGGCACCGACTCCTGCTTTGACGGCAACCTAATTTATGAGAGCGAGGAAGACTGACATGAGTGAATTTTCTTACGAGGGGCTCTACGCCTTGCTGGAGGGACGCAACAAAGAGCGCCCCGAGGGTTCTTATACCACCTACCTGTTTGAAAAAGGCCTGGATAAGATTCTGAAAAAGGTGGGCGAGGAGTGTACCGAGGTGATTATCGCCGCCAAGGACCAGGACCACAAGGAGACGGTCTATGAGATCGCCGACCTGGCCTACCACGTGATGGTGCTGATGGTGGCCTCCGGGATCACCCTGGACGAGATCAAGGCGGAGCTGGCTTCCCGTCACGTCATTGACCACAAGGTGAAGCAGGAAAAAATGGCCTCCGACTCCTCCTTTTCTTGAAAGAAAAGGAGGCAAAAGAACTTTGTGCGAAACTTCGTTTCGCTTCTGCCCTTGCCTGAGAGAGAGTACAAGTCCCTAAGGCAGGAGCCCATCACAAACCTGCATGATTTGAGAACGTGCCACGGAAGGAGAATTCACCATGCTGCTTGGCGATTTTCACACCCACTCCACTTTGGATGACGGAAAGAGCACCCTGGAGGAGATGGCGGCGGCGGCCTATGATTTGGGGGTGACCCACTTCGGCTTTTCCGGCCATAGCTTTGAGGAGTACGGCCAGGATTTCTGCCTGCCCAAAAAGAATGTGCCCATCTACCTGGAGACTGCCCGAAAACTCCAGGAGGCATACCGGGGCCGGATGGAAGTCTTTGTGGGCATGGAGCTGGACTACTTTGGGGAAAATCCCGGTGGATTGGACTATGTGATTGGCTCGGTCCACTGTGTGAAGCAGGGGGATGCGGCCTGCTATGTGGACGAGAGTGCCCAAGCCAGCCAGCGGGCGGTAGATGAGTACTTCGGCGGCGACTGGTACCGCTATACGGATGCCTACTACGACCTGGTGGCCGATCTGCCCCAAAAGACCGGGTGTCAGTGGATCGGCCACTTTGACCTGGTTACCAAGTTCAATGAACAGGCCCATACCATCGATGAGGACAGTCCCCGGTATCTGCGCCGGGCATTGGAAGCGATGGAGTACCTGGTCAAACAGGGTGTGGCCTTTGAGATCAACACCGGGGCTGTGGCCCGGGGCTACCGTACCACGCCCTATCCCGGCAATGCCCTGCTGCGCCAGCTGAAGGAATTTGGCGGAGAAATCATTGTAAACTCTGATTGTCACTACGCTCCCCAGCTGTGCTTCGGCTTTGACCAGGCGGTGGAGCTGGCCCAGGCAGTGGGCTTTACCCACACCAACCTGTGGACACGAGACGGCCTGCGGCCGGTGAGCTGGGACGAATTTGGGAAGGGGAGAGAGTAAGATGCGGCTGCAAGGAGCTATTTTTCAGCTGCCCGACGCTCTGCTGGATGCGGCAGGAGTGCCCCGCAGTGGGGTAAAGGAGTTCCTGTCTGTCATGAAGATGGAGGGGGTCTGGATGTATGGCGTGACCGACCAGTCTTTGGAGGAGTGCCGCCGCGCCCTGGAGGGGGCAGGACTTGTTTCCTATTTCCGGGGCCTTATGCAGGCCCAGGAGCATGGAACTGGGCTGGATGACCCTCAGGTGTACTACAAGGTGGTCAAACGTCTGCGCACAGCTCCCCGGGCTACGGCGGTTTTTACCACTGACCCGGCTGTTCTCCATGCAGCAAAGGAGGAGCACCTGTATCTGGTGTATGTAGGCCGACTTGGTGAAGACGAGGGAGCGGCCCATCAGGTGATTTCCGACTATACAGACATGACGCAAAGCACATAAAAAATCCGTGGCTGGATGGTCCAGTCACGGATTTTTTGCGCATGCAGCATTTAGTGGTTTCCAGCACAGCCGTGCTTATCTTCACCGCAGGTGTGGTTTCCACAGTTGTGGTCCTCGCCGTGGTGGTGGCTGCACTGGGTGTCGGGATCGAAGGCCAGCTTGCCCGCCAGCAGGTCAGATACCTTGCTGTCTGCGTCGCCGGAGACACCGGGGTAGAGCTGAATGCCCGCTTCGGCCAGGGCAGTGCGGGCGCCGCCGCCGATGCCGCCGCAGATCAGGGTGTCCACCTGATGCTGCTGAAGGAACCCAGCCAAGGCGCCGTGGCCGCTGCCGATGGCGCTGACCACCTGGGAGGAAACCACCTGGCCGTCCTGGACATCATAGAGTTTAAACTGTTCGCAGTGGCCGAAGTGCTGGAACACCTGGCCGTTTTCGTAAGTTACCGCGATTTTCATCATACAACACCTCAAATATATTGTACCCCGATTTCCTGAAAAAGCAAGGGACAGACAAATTCCACGCCCCGGGAGAACGGTTTTGTGGTATAATGGGCTCCGCGAGACAAAAGCTGCCCGGCGCTCCGGCCGGGATACCAAGGAAAGGAAACCCTATGAACGAAAAAGAAGTGGCGGAGCTCCGCCGGCGCTTCCGGCAGGACCGGAGCGGCATTTCCCACGTACGTGGGTGCTATGTGAATCAAAACGGGGAGATCATCTCTCAGTTTGACCAGTCTCTTGGAGTCATGACCCAGGAGGAGAACGAGAAGATCCTGGGCCTGCTGAAAAAGACTCTGTCGGGGACCCTGGGCAAGAACCTGTTGGACATCACCTTTGAGACCCAGCAGGTGGTAAGCGGGGCAGAGCACAAGCTGCTCATGACCCTGCGCAATTCTCAGCTCCAGGACGAGGAGGCAGTGCAGGAATTTTTCCAGAAGGTCATTGGAGCAGTGGAGCTGGAGACCAACTATCTGGTCCTCCTGGTCCACGACGCCTACGATGTGCCCTACAAAGCTAAGGACGGGGAGGAATTGGAGGATAGCTCCGCAGAAGTCTACTCCTACATCCTGTGCAGCATCTGCCCCATCAAGGAGACCAAGCCGGCTCTCAGCTACTCGGTACAGGAAAACCAGTTCCACAACCTGTCTCCCGACTGGGTGGTGGCCCAGCCCGAGATGGGCTTCCTGTTCCCAGCCTTTGACGACCGCAGCACCAATCTCTATAACGCTCTGTACTACTCCAAGGACGTGCAGGACGTCCATGAAGCCCTGATCGATGCCCTGTTCCACACTCCGGCTCCCATGCCTGCCGAGACCCAGAAGGCCACCTTTGCCTCGGTGCTCTCTGACACCCTGGGGGAGGAGTGCAGCTACGAGGTGGTCCAGGCGGTCCACGACCAGCTGTGTGGCCTGATGGAGGACCACAAGGAGAGCCACGAGCCCCAGCCTCTGGTGGTGGGCAAGCGGGAAGTGCGTCAGGCTCTGTCAGCCAACGGGGTTTCACAGGAACATATGGATGCCTTTGAGGGAAAGTACGACGAGGCCTTCGGCGCGGACGCCCAGCTCAGCCCCCGGAATCTGGTGGACCCCAAACGGGTGGAGCTGAAGACCGCCGATGTGACCATTAAGGTGAACCCCGACCGCAGTGACCTGGTCCAGACCCGGGTGCTCAATGGGGTGAAGTACATCCTGGTGCGGGTGGAGGAGGGCGTAGAGCTCAACGGCGTGCCTGTCCAGATCCAAGAGTAAAAAAGAAGCGCTTCCCATCGGGAAGCGCTTCT
Encoded here:
- the hisF gene encoding imidazole glycerol phosphate synthase subunit HisF translates to MVTKRIIPCLDIKDGRVVKGVNFLNLQDVSNPVKLADYYSRSGADELVFYDITASFEGRKLFTDILTAVASTIFIPLTVGGGINGVEDFERVLACGADKVSVNSGAIKRPELIGEAAKRYGDQCVVLSVDAKRVDGKYHVFLNGGRVDTGMDALEWIKEGVDRGAGEVVVNSIDTDGVKKGFDIEMLRDVSAIVKVPVIASGGAGGVQDFVDLFRELPQLSAGLAASIFHFGEVAIPDLKAELRRNGVCVRL
- the hisI gene encoding phosphoribosyl-AMP cyclohydrolase is translated as MIDLDTLKFDDRGLIPAIVQDAKTGKVLTLAYMNRESLEISLKRKLTCFWSRSRQELWLKGETSGNYQHIVELRADCDKDALLVRVNKEGPACHLGTDSCFDGNLIYESEED
- the hisE gene encoding phosphoribosyl-ATP diphosphatase: MSEFSYEGLYALLEGRNKERPEGSYTTYLFEKGLDKILKKVGEECTEVIIAAKDQDHKETVYEIADLAYHVMVLMVASGITLDEIKAELASRHVIDHKVKQEKMASDSSFS
- a CDS encoding histidinol-phosphatase, translating into MLLGDFHTHSTLDDGKSTLEEMAAAAYDLGVTHFGFSGHSFEEYGQDFCLPKKNVPIYLETARKLQEAYRGRMEVFVGMELDYFGENPGGLDYVIGSVHCVKQGDAACYVDESAQASQRAVDEYFGGDWYRYTDAYYDLVADLPQKTGCQWIGHFDLVTKFNEQAHTIDEDSPRYLRRALEAMEYLVKQGVAFEINTGAVARGYRTTPYPGNALLRQLKEFGGEIIVNSDCHYAPQLCFGFDQAVELAQAVGFTHTNLWTRDGLRPVSWDEFGKGRE
- a CDS encoding NifB/NifX family molybdenum-iron cluster-binding protein is translated as MKIAVTYENGQVFQHFGHCEQFKLYDVQDGQVVSSQVVSAIGSGHGALAGFLQQHQVDTLICGGIGGGARTALAEAGIQLYPGVSGDADSKVSDLLAGKLAFDPDTQCSHHHGEDHNCGNHTCGEDKHGCAGNH
- a CDS encoding DUF4317 domain-containing protein, whose amino-acid sequence is MNEKEVAELRRRFRQDRSGISHVRGCYVNQNGEIISQFDQSLGVMTQEENEKILGLLKKTLSGTLGKNLLDITFETQQVVSGAEHKLLMTLRNSQLQDEEAVQEFFQKVIGAVELETNYLVLLVHDAYDVPYKAKDGEELEDSSAEVYSYILCSICPIKETKPALSYSVQENQFHNLSPDWVVAQPEMGFLFPAFDDRSTNLYNALYYSKDVQDVHEALIDALFHTPAPMPAETQKATFASVLSDTLGEECSYEVVQAVHDQLCGLMEDHKESHEPQPLVVGKREVRQALSANGVSQEHMDAFEGKYDEAFGADAQLSPRNLVDPKRVELKTADVTIKVNPDRSDLVQTRVLNGVKYILVRVEEGVELNGVPVQIQE